One window of Mus caroli chromosome 11, CAROLI_EIJ_v1.1, whole genome shotgun sequence genomic DNA carries:
- the Clk4 gene encoding dual specificity protein kinase CLK4 isoform X4, whose amino-acid sequence MRHSKRTHCPDWDSRESWGHESYSGSHKRKRRSHSSTQENRHCKPHHQFKDSDCHYLEARCLNERDYRDRRYIDEYRNDYCEGYVPRHYHRDVESTYRIHCSKSSVRSRRSSPKRKRNRPCASHQSHSKSHRRKRSRSIEDDEEGHLICQSGDVLRARYEIVDTLGEGAFGKVVECIDHGMDGLHVAVKIVKNVGRYREAARSEIQVLEHLNSTDPNSVFRCVQMLEWFDHHGHVCIVFELLGLSTYDFIKENSFLPFQIDHIRQMAYQICQSINFLHHNKLTHTDLKPENILFVKSDYVVKYNSKMKRDERTLKNTDIKVVDFGSATYDDEHHSTLVSTRHYRAPEVILALGWSQPCDVWSIGCILIEYYLGFTVFQTHDSKEHLAMMERILGPIPAHMIQKTRKRKYFHHNQLDWDEHSSAGRYVRRRCKPLKEFMLCHDEEHEKLFDLVRRMLEYDPARRITLDEALQHPFFDLLKRK is encoded by the exons ATGCGGCATTCCAAACGAACTCACTGTCCTGATTGGGATAGCAGAGAAAGCTGGGGCCATGAAAGCTACAGTGGAAGTCACAAACGCAAGAGAAGGTCTcacagcagcactcaggagaacagGCACTGTAAACCACATCATCAGTTTAAAGACTCGGATTG TCACTATTTAGAAGCAAGATGCTTGAATGAGAGAGATTATCGGGACCGGAGATACATTGATGAATACAGAAATGACTACTGCGAAGGATATGTTCCAAGACATTACCATAGAGACGTTGAAAGCACTTACCGGATCCATTGCAGTAAATCCTCAGTcagaagcaggagaagcagcCCTAAGAGAAAGCGTAATAGACCCTGTGCAAGTCATCAGTCGCATTCG AAGAGCCACCGAAGGAAAAGATCCAGGAGTATAGAGGATGATGAGGAGGGTCACCTGATCTGTCAAAGTGGAGACGTTCTAAGAGCAAGAT ATGAAATCGTGGACACTTTAGGTGAAGGAGCCTTTGGCAAAGTTGTAGAGTGCATTGATCACGGCAT GGATGGCTTACATGTAGCAGTGAAAATTGTAAAAAATGTAGGCCGTTACCGGGAGGCAGCTCGTTCTGAAATCCAAGTATTGGAGCACTTGAACAGCACTGACCCCAACAGTGTCTT CCGATGCGTCCAGATGCTAGAATGGTTTGATCATCATGGTCATGTTTGTATTGTGTTTGAGCTGCTGGGACTTAGTACCtatgattttattaaagaaaatagttttctgcCATTTCAAATTGATCACATCAGGCAAATGGCTTATCAGATCTGCCAATCTATAAATT TTTTACATCATAATAAATTAACACACACGGACCTAAaacctgaaaatattttatttgtgaagTCTGACTATGTCGTCAAATACAATTCTAAAATG AAACGAGATGAGCGCAcattgaaaaacacagatatcAAAGTTGTTGATTTTGGAAGTGCAACATACGACGACGAACATCATAGTACTTTGGTGTCCACAAGGCACTACAGGGCTCCAGAGGTGATTTTGG CTCTAGGTTGGTCTCAGCCTTGTGATGTTTGGAGCATAGGCTGCATTCTTATTGAGTACTACCTTGGGTTCACAGTCTTTCAG ACTCACGATAGTAAAGAGCATCTGGCAATGATGGAGCGGATCTTAGGACCCATCCCAGCACATATGATCCAGAAGACAAG gaAGCGCAAGTATTTCCACCATAACCAGCTAGATTGGGACGAGCATAGTTCAGCTGGGAGATATGTTAGGAGACGCTGCAAGCCgttaaag GAATTTATGCTGTGTCACGACGAAGAGCACGAGAAGCTGTTTGACCTGGTTCGAAGAATGTTGGAGTATGACCCAGCGAGAAGGATCACCTTGGATGAAGCGTTGCAGCACCCTTTCTTTGActtattaaaaaggaaatga
- the Clk4 gene encoding dual specificity protein kinase CLK4 isoform X3 produces the protein MKATVEVTNAREGLTAALRRTGTVNHIISLKTRIDVPLGLFTRLLSKLASWGYFKKHHYLEARCLNERDYRDRRYIDEYRNDYCEGYVPRHYHRDVESTYRIHCSKSSVRSRRSSPKRKRNRPCASHQSHSKSHRRKRSRSIEDDEEGHLICQSGDVLRARYEIVDTLGEGAFGKVVECIDHGMDGLHVAVKIVKNVGRYREAARSEIQVLEHLNSTDPNSVFRCVQMLEWFDHHGHVCIVFELLGLSTYDFIKENSFLPFQIDHIRQMAYQICQSINFLHHNKLTHTDLKPENILFVKSDYVVKYNSKMKRDERTLKNTDIKVVDFGSATYDDEHHSTLVSTRHYRAPEVILALGWSQPCDVWSIGCILIEYYLGFTVFQTHDSKEHLAMMERILGPIPAHMIQKTRKRKYFHHNQLDWDEHSSAGRYVRRRCKPLKEFMLCHDEEHEKLFDLVRRMLEYDPARRITLDEALQHPFFDLLKRK, from the exons ATGAAAGCTACAGTGGAAGTCACAAACGCAAGAGAAGGTCTcacagcagcactcaggagaacagGCACTGTAAACCACATCATCAGTTTAAAGACTCGGATTG ATGTTCCATTGGGGCTGTTTACCAGATTGCTTTCTAAATTAGCCAGCTGGGGTTACTTTAAAAAAca TCACTATTTAGAAGCAAGATGCTTGAATGAGAGAGATTATCGGGACCGGAGATACATTGATGAATACAGAAATGACTACTGCGAAGGATATGTTCCAAGACATTACCATAGAGACGTTGAAAGCACTTACCGGATCCATTGCAGTAAATCCTCAGTcagaagcaggagaagcagcCCTAAGAGAAAGCGTAATAGACCCTGTGCAAGTCATCAGTCGCATTCG AAGAGCCACCGAAGGAAAAGATCCAGGAGTATAGAGGATGATGAGGAGGGTCACCTGATCTGTCAAAGTGGAGACGTTCTAAGAGCAAGAT ATGAAATCGTGGACACTTTAGGTGAAGGAGCCTTTGGCAAAGTTGTAGAGTGCATTGATCACGGCAT GGATGGCTTACATGTAGCAGTGAAAATTGTAAAAAATGTAGGCCGTTACCGGGAGGCAGCTCGTTCTGAAATCCAAGTATTGGAGCACTTGAACAGCACTGACCCCAACAGTGTCTT CCGATGCGTCCAGATGCTAGAATGGTTTGATCATCATGGTCATGTTTGTATTGTGTTTGAGCTGCTGGGACTTAGTACCtatgattttattaaagaaaatagttttctgcCATTTCAAATTGATCACATCAGGCAAATGGCTTATCAGATCTGCCAATCTATAAATT TTTTACATCATAATAAATTAACACACACGGACCTAAaacctgaaaatattttatttgtgaagTCTGACTATGTCGTCAAATACAATTCTAAAATG AAACGAGATGAGCGCAcattgaaaaacacagatatcAAAGTTGTTGATTTTGGAAGTGCAACATACGACGACGAACATCATAGTACTTTGGTGTCCACAAGGCACTACAGGGCTCCAGAGGTGATTTTGG CTCTAGGTTGGTCTCAGCCTTGTGATGTTTGGAGCATAGGCTGCATTCTTATTGAGTACTACCTTGGGTTCACAGTCTTTCAG ACTCACGATAGTAAAGAGCATCTGGCAATGATGGAGCGGATCTTAGGACCCATCCCAGCACATATGATCCAGAAGACAAG gaAGCGCAAGTATTTCCACCATAACCAGCTAGATTGGGACGAGCATAGTTCAGCTGGGAGATATGTTAGGAGACGCTGCAAGCCgttaaag GAATTTATGCTGTGTCACGACGAAGAGCACGAGAAGCTGTTTGACCTGGTTCGAAGAATGTTGGAGTATGACCCAGCGAGAAGGATCACCTTGGATGAAGCGTTGCAGCACCCTTTCTTTGActtattaaaaaggaaatga
- the Clk4 gene encoding dual specificity protein kinase CLK4 isoform X1 — protein sequence MKATVEVTNAREGLTAALRRTGTVNHIISLKTRIDVPLGLFTRLLSKLASWGYFKKQGLCVQIFACGYFLRVDSKKRHFQVKGHYLEARCLNERDYRDRRYIDEYRNDYCEGYVPRHYHRDVESTYRIHCSKSSVRSRRSSPKRKRNRPCASHQSHSKSHRRKRSRSIEDDEEGHLICQSGDVLRARYEIVDTLGEGAFGKVVECIDHGMDGLHVAVKIVKNVGRYREAARSEIQVLEHLNSTDPNSVFRCVQMLEWFDHHGHVCIVFELLGLSTYDFIKENSFLPFQIDHIRQMAYQICQSINFLHHNKLTHTDLKPENILFVKSDYVVKYNSKMKRDERTLKNTDIKVVDFGSATYDDEHHSTLVSTRHYRAPEVILALGWSQPCDVWSIGCILIEYYLGFTVFQTHDSKEHLAMMERILGPIPAHMIQKTRKRKYFHHNQLDWDEHSSAGRYVRRRCKPLKEFMLCHDEEHEKLFDLVRRMLEYDPARRITLDEALQHPFFDLLKRK from the exons ATGAAAGCTACAGTGGAAGTCACAAACGCAAGAGAAGGTCTcacagcagcactcaggagaacagGCACTGTAAACCACATCATCAGTTTAAAGACTCGGATTG ATGTTCCATTGGGGCTGTTTACCAGATTGCTTTCTAAATTAGCCAGCTGGGGTTACTTTAAAAAAca GGGTCTTTGTGTACAAATCTTTGCCTGTGGCTATTTCCTGAGAGTAGATTCTAAGAAGAGGCATTTTCAAGTTAAAGG TCACTATTTAGAAGCAAGATGCTTGAATGAGAGAGATTATCGGGACCGGAGATACATTGATGAATACAGAAATGACTACTGCGAAGGATATGTTCCAAGACATTACCATAGAGACGTTGAAAGCACTTACCGGATCCATTGCAGTAAATCCTCAGTcagaagcaggagaagcagcCCTAAGAGAAAGCGTAATAGACCCTGTGCAAGTCATCAGTCGCATTCG AAGAGCCACCGAAGGAAAAGATCCAGGAGTATAGAGGATGATGAGGAGGGTCACCTGATCTGTCAAAGTGGAGACGTTCTAAGAGCAAGAT ATGAAATCGTGGACACTTTAGGTGAAGGAGCCTTTGGCAAAGTTGTAGAGTGCATTGATCACGGCAT GGATGGCTTACATGTAGCAGTGAAAATTGTAAAAAATGTAGGCCGTTACCGGGAGGCAGCTCGTTCTGAAATCCAAGTATTGGAGCACTTGAACAGCACTGACCCCAACAGTGTCTT CCGATGCGTCCAGATGCTAGAATGGTTTGATCATCATGGTCATGTTTGTATTGTGTTTGAGCTGCTGGGACTTAGTACCtatgattttattaaagaaaatagttttctgcCATTTCAAATTGATCACATCAGGCAAATGGCTTATCAGATCTGCCAATCTATAAATT TTTTACATCATAATAAATTAACACACACGGACCTAAaacctgaaaatattttatttgtgaagTCTGACTATGTCGTCAAATACAATTCTAAAATG AAACGAGATGAGCGCAcattgaaaaacacagatatcAAAGTTGTTGATTTTGGAAGTGCAACATACGACGACGAACATCATAGTACTTTGGTGTCCACAAGGCACTACAGGGCTCCAGAGGTGATTTTGG CTCTAGGTTGGTCTCAGCCTTGTGATGTTTGGAGCATAGGCTGCATTCTTATTGAGTACTACCTTGGGTTCACAGTCTTTCAG ACTCACGATAGTAAAGAGCATCTGGCAATGATGGAGCGGATCTTAGGACCCATCCCAGCACATATGATCCAGAAGACAAG gaAGCGCAAGTATTTCCACCATAACCAGCTAGATTGGGACGAGCATAGTTCAGCTGGGAGATATGTTAGGAGACGCTGCAAGCCgttaaag GAATTTATGCTGTGTCACGACGAAGAGCACGAGAAGCTGTTTGACCTGGTTCGAAGAATGTTGGAGTATGACCCAGCGAGAAGGATCACCTTGGATGAAGCGTTGCAGCACCCTTTCTTTGActtattaaaaaggaaatga
- the Clk4 gene encoding dual specificity protein kinase CLK4 isoform X2, with protein sequence MTAYSGECKGVGGGSCSNICHSIACQDYLDDLSDWAGVPSLPQCSMCIPLEASHSVEEDTHPSHYLEARCLNERDYRDRRYIDEYRNDYCEGYVPRHYHRDVESTYRIHCSKSSVRSRRSSPKRKRNRPCASHQSHSKSHRRKRSRSIEDDEEGHLICQSGDVLRARYEIVDTLGEGAFGKVVECIDHGMDGLHVAVKIVKNVGRYREAARSEIQVLEHLNSTDPNSVFRCVQMLEWFDHHGHVCIVFELLGLSTYDFIKENSFLPFQIDHIRQMAYQICQSINFLHHNKLTHTDLKPENILFVKSDYVVKYNSKMKRDERTLKNTDIKVVDFGSATYDDEHHSTLVSTRHYRAPEVILALGWSQPCDVWSIGCILIEYYLGFTVFQTHDSKEHLAMMERILGPIPAHMIQKTRKRKYFHHNQLDWDEHSSAGRYVRRRCKPLKEFMLCHDEEHEKLFDLVRRMLEYDPARRITLDEALQHPFFDLLKRK encoded by the exons ATGACAGCATATTCTGGGGAGTGTAAAGGGGTTGGCGGGGGCAGCTGCAGCAACATCTGTCACTCCATTGCTTGTCAGGATTATTTAGATGATTTGTCTGACTGGGCAGgtgtcccctctctcccccagtGCTCCATGTGCATCCCTCTTGAAGCTTCGCACTCTGTTGAAGAGGACACTCATCCCAG TCACTATTTAGAAGCAAGATGCTTGAATGAGAGAGATTATCGGGACCGGAGATACATTGATGAATACAGAAATGACTACTGCGAAGGATATGTTCCAAGACATTACCATAGAGACGTTGAAAGCACTTACCGGATCCATTGCAGTAAATCCTCAGTcagaagcaggagaagcagcCCTAAGAGAAAGCGTAATAGACCCTGTGCAAGTCATCAGTCGCATTCG AAGAGCCACCGAAGGAAAAGATCCAGGAGTATAGAGGATGATGAGGAGGGTCACCTGATCTGTCAAAGTGGAGACGTTCTAAGAGCAAGAT ATGAAATCGTGGACACTTTAGGTGAAGGAGCCTTTGGCAAAGTTGTAGAGTGCATTGATCACGGCAT GGATGGCTTACATGTAGCAGTGAAAATTGTAAAAAATGTAGGCCGTTACCGGGAGGCAGCTCGTTCTGAAATCCAAGTATTGGAGCACTTGAACAGCACTGACCCCAACAGTGTCTT CCGATGCGTCCAGATGCTAGAATGGTTTGATCATCATGGTCATGTTTGTATTGTGTTTGAGCTGCTGGGACTTAGTACCtatgattttattaaagaaaatagttttctgcCATTTCAAATTGATCACATCAGGCAAATGGCTTATCAGATCTGCCAATCTATAAATT TTTTACATCATAATAAATTAACACACACGGACCTAAaacctgaaaatattttatttgtgaagTCTGACTATGTCGTCAAATACAATTCTAAAATG AAACGAGATGAGCGCAcattgaaaaacacagatatcAAAGTTGTTGATTTTGGAAGTGCAACATACGACGACGAACATCATAGTACTTTGGTGTCCACAAGGCACTACAGGGCTCCAGAGGTGATTTTGG CTCTAGGTTGGTCTCAGCCTTGTGATGTTTGGAGCATAGGCTGCATTCTTATTGAGTACTACCTTGGGTTCACAGTCTTTCAG ACTCACGATAGTAAAGAGCATCTGGCAATGATGGAGCGGATCTTAGGACCCATCCCAGCACATATGATCCAGAAGACAAG gaAGCGCAAGTATTTCCACCATAACCAGCTAGATTGGGACGAGCATAGTTCAGCTGGGAGATATGTTAGGAGACGCTGCAAGCCgttaaag GAATTTATGCTGTGTCACGACGAAGAGCACGAGAAGCTGTTTGACCTGGTTCGAAGAATGTTGGAGTATGACCCAGCGAGAAGGATCACCTTGGATGAAGCGTTGCAGCACCCTTTCTTTGActtattaaaaaggaaatga
- the Clk4 gene encoding dual specificity protein kinase CLK4 isoform X5, translating to MCIPLEASHSVEEDTHPSHYLEARCLNERDYRDRRYIDEYRNDYCEGYVPRHYHRDVESTYRIHCSKSSVRSRRSSPKRKRNRPCASHQSHSKSHRRKRSRSIEDDEEGHLICQSGDVLRARYEIVDTLGEGAFGKVVECIDHGMDGLHVAVKIVKNVGRYREAARSEIQVLEHLNSTDPNSVFRCVQMLEWFDHHGHVCIVFELLGLSTYDFIKENSFLPFQIDHIRQMAYQICQSINFLHHNKLTHTDLKPENILFVKSDYVVKYNSKMKRDERTLKNTDIKVVDFGSATYDDEHHSTLVSTRHYRAPEVILALGWSQPCDVWSIGCILIEYYLGFTVFQTHDSKEHLAMMERILGPIPAHMIQKTRKRKYFHHNQLDWDEHSSAGRYVRRRCKPLKEFMLCHDEEHEKLFDLVRRMLEYDPARRITLDEALQHPFFDLLKRK from the exons ATGTGCATCCCTCTTGAAGCTTCGCACTCTGTTGAAGAGGACACTCATCCCAG TCACTATTTAGAAGCAAGATGCTTGAATGAGAGAGATTATCGGGACCGGAGATACATTGATGAATACAGAAATGACTACTGCGAAGGATATGTTCCAAGACATTACCATAGAGACGTTGAAAGCACTTACCGGATCCATTGCAGTAAATCCTCAGTcagaagcaggagaagcagcCCTAAGAGAAAGCGTAATAGACCCTGTGCAAGTCATCAGTCGCATTCG AAGAGCCACCGAAGGAAAAGATCCAGGAGTATAGAGGATGATGAGGAGGGTCACCTGATCTGTCAAAGTGGAGACGTTCTAAGAGCAAGAT ATGAAATCGTGGACACTTTAGGTGAAGGAGCCTTTGGCAAAGTTGTAGAGTGCATTGATCACGGCAT GGATGGCTTACATGTAGCAGTGAAAATTGTAAAAAATGTAGGCCGTTACCGGGAGGCAGCTCGTTCTGAAATCCAAGTATTGGAGCACTTGAACAGCACTGACCCCAACAGTGTCTT CCGATGCGTCCAGATGCTAGAATGGTTTGATCATCATGGTCATGTTTGTATTGTGTTTGAGCTGCTGGGACTTAGTACCtatgattttattaaagaaaatagttttctgcCATTTCAAATTGATCACATCAGGCAAATGGCTTATCAGATCTGCCAATCTATAAATT TTTTACATCATAATAAATTAACACACACGGACCTAAaacctgaaaatattttatttgtgaagTCTGACTATGTCGTCAAATACAATTCTAAAATG AAACGAGATGAGCGCAcattgaaaaacacagatatcAAAGTTGTTGATTTTGGAAGTGCAACATACGACGACGAACATCATAGTACTTTGGTGTCCACAAGGCACTACAGGGCTCCAGAGGTGATTTTGG CTCTAGGTTGGTCTCAGCCTTGTGATGTTTGGAGCATAGGCTGCATTCTTATTGAGTACTACCTTGGGTTCACAGTCTTTCAG ACTCACGATAGTAAAGAGCATCTGGCAATGATGGAGCGGATCTTAGGACCCATCCCAGCACATATGATCCAGAAGACAAG gaAGCGCAAGTATTTCCACCATAACCAGCTAGATTGGGACGAGCATAGTTCAGCTGGGAGATATGTTAGGAGACGCTGCAAGCCgttaaag GAATTTATGCTGTGTCACGACGAAGAGCACGAGAAGCTGTTTGACCTGGTTCGAAGAATGTTGGAGTATGACCCAGCGAGAAGGATCACCTTGGATGAAGCGTTGCAGCACCCTTTCTTTGActtattaaaaaggaaatga
- the Clk4 gene encoding dual specificity protein kinase CLK4 isoform X6 has protein sequence MDGLHVAVKIVKNVGRYREAARSEIQVLEHLNSTDPNSVFRCVQMLEWFDHHGHVCIVFELLGLSTYDFIKENSFLPFQIDHIRQMAYQICQSINFLHHNKLTHTDLKPENILFVKSDYVVKYNSKMKRDERTLKNTDIKVVDFGSATYDDEHHSTLVSTRHYRAPEVILALGWSQPCDVWSIGCILIEYYLGFTVFQTHDSKEHLAMMERILGPIPAHMIQKTRKRKYFHHNQLDWDEHSSAGRYVRRRCKPLKEFMLCHDEEHEKLFDLVRRMLEYDPARRITLDEALQHPFFDLLKRK, from the exons AT GGATGGCTTACATGTAGCAGTGAAAATTGTAAAAAATGTAGGCCGTTACCGGGAGGCAGCTCGTTCTGAAATCCAAGTATTGGAGCACTTGAACAGCACTGACCCCAACAGTGTCTT CCGATGCGTCCAGATGCTAGAATGGTTTGATCATCATGGTCATGTTTGTATTGTGTTTGAGCTGCTGGGACTTAGTACCtatgattttattaaagaaaatagttttctgcCATTTCAAATTGATCACATCAGGCAAATGGCTTATCAGATCTGCCAATCTATAAATT TTTTACATCATAATAAATTAACACACACGGACCTAAaacctgaaaatattttatttgtgaagTCTGACTATGTCGTCAAATACAATTCTAAAATG AAACGAGATGAGCGCAcattgaaaaacacagatatcAAAGTTGTTGATTTTGGAAGTGCAACATACGACGACGAACATCATAGTACTTTGGTGTCCACAAGGCACTACAGGGCTCCAGAGGTGATTTTGG CTCTAGGTTGGTCTCAGCCTTGTGATGTTTGGAGCATAGGCTGCATTCTTATTGAGTACTACCTTGGGTTCACAGTCTTTCAG ACTCACGATAGTAAAGAGCATCTGGCAATGATGGAGCGGATCTTAGGACCCATCCCAGCACATATGATCCAGAAGACAAG gaAGCGCAAGTATTTCCACCATAACCAGCTAGATTGGGACGAGCATAGTTCAGCTGGGAGATATGTTAGGAGACGCTGCAAGCCgttaaag GAATTTATGCTGTGTCACGACGAAGAGCACGAGAAGCTGTTTGACCTGGTTCGAAGAATGTTGGAGTATGACCCAGCGAGAAGGATCACCTTGGATGAAGCGTTGCAGCACCCTTTCTTTGActtattaaaaaggaaatga